In a single window of the Botrytis cinerea B05.10 chromosome 12, complete sequence genome:
- the Bcbbc1 gene encoding Bcbbc1, with amino-acid sequence MSIPPFKVKAIFEYTSPHDDDLHFPNGQIITVTEEEDADWYAGEYVDASGVKQEGIFPRNFVEKYEPTAPPRPTRVNRPKKEPEPASPVVASEPVREPEPRPEIETQPEEVPEAPVVQERQPPPPQPAPQAKPPKPASPPPAPAATKPPPSQKPSSPPVSEKPSGGSFRDRIAAFNKAAPPPAPFKPAGFSSGGSNNFIKKPFVAPPPRKDAYIPTPREPPPQKIYRRDEDPEIAAKENENQEQAERAGLAPTSPNNNDEEEQPKPTSLKERIALLQKQQMEQASRHADAAQKKEKPKRPPKKRIESHEATEEGETASLERPDTGDRPGKMSMDSVREEEGVPRRTKSSKGPIPSIEDGNEADMSGAAETAEELEDTGKEDSDDKPRPKPPQPLVRAPTAPVVEPDVGEEEGAVEEPSPVEAEGEEEEEEDDIDPEVRRKEELRARMAKMSGGMGMHGMFGGGMPMAAPLPPKKKKPSLPLPKRGSTAGSDSIVSPIASAPPVPMIPLPGMSRVRSPDEVEKQEETEEEKRPVSSARPADVVPDAEDVVPEKEEESAPPPVPTHDGGAPPPVPGGRPAPPPVPVDSRPVPAPPSEILSPGAGYESDDEMAEHTRKTSLAEPPQAPPRPSETPGSPRSPASKRASYFGSEQSPQSPNAPGRRASRVPPIPLGIPTPAQTRAPPPPPPGAPLSRSSTGDQNVIPHLNPPPPPVDDGKEDDYEGDYDTDIASTVPHKDALKHTKEASVDDTALRSPIASPTFAPPLPPPTAPAPKAIPPPLPSQPPPRPSADVPRVAPPAPPPPPPGRAPAPWEPEENEYDPYNYAPTATSAPVNAAPTTPKMEPVEDDLYSASPPRSFASPKQGRAPPPPPNKPSIKQSLDLNRAAVTGVRRSMDLNRMSMDSGFMANDVDLAAGSQWWTVKKSLPPVFQARKDILTESEDTSSISDTNQPVVTRELFVLFHDYSQTIIAAQYNPKDPSDCQLEQKHEGPPARLRQDQLEEAHERFGKRVIEAVSVRQNTIVGDGTPQGLILELLKPLAGVLMPVGTRAYGALVYSNMANASTQQFDEIRAGDIVTLRNTRFQGKHGSMHTKYAAEVGKPDHMGVVAEWDGTKKKLRAWEQGRESKKVKLESFKLDDLRSGEVKIWRVMPRSWVGWGEGI; translated from the exons ATGTCCATTCCACCGTTCAAGGTGAAGgctatatttgaatatacttCACcgcatgatgatgatcttcACTTTCCGAACGGCCAGATTATTACGGTGacggaggaagaagatgcgGATTGGTATGCGGGAGAATATGTTGATGCTTCAGGAGTCAAACAAGAAGGTATTTTCCCACGAAATTTTGTGGAAAAGTACGAGCCGACCGCACCTCCAAGACCTACGCGTGTCAATCGACCAAAGAAGGAACCCGAACCAGCTTCTCCTGTGGTCGCTTCCGAGCCAGTAAGAGAACCAGAACCTCGGCCGGAAATCGAAACACAGCCTGAAGAGGTTCCTGAAGCTCCTGTGGTACAAGAAAGacaacctcctcctcctcagcCAGCTCCACAGGCTAAGCCACCAAAACCTGCATCTCCCCCTCCAGCCCCAGCAGCGACAAAACCACCCCCAAGTCAAAAGCCAAGTTCTCCTCCAGTTAGTGAAAAACCAAGCGGTGGGTCATTTAGAGATCGTATTGCAGCATTCAACAAGGCTGCCCCTCCGCCAGCTCCATTCAAACCCGCAGGTTTCAGTTCTGGAGGCTCGAATAATTTCATCAAGAAGCCATTTGTTGCCCCACCTCCAAGAAAGGATGCTTATATTCCTACACCGCGCGAACCCCCTCCACAAAAGATTTACAGACGCGATGAAGATCCCGAGATTGCAGCAAAGGAGAATGAGAATCAAGAGCAAGCTGAACGCGCAGGATTGGCGCCCACTTCTCCAAATAacaatgatgaagaggagcaACCCAAGCCAACAAGTCTCAAGGAACGTATCGCTCTTTTGCAAAAACAACAAATGGAACAAGCTTCCAGACATGCGGATGCAGCgcagaagaaagagaaaccTAAGCGCCCACCCAAGAAGAGAATAGAATCTCATGAAGCCACAGAAGAGGGAGAAACTGCTAGCTTAGAACGACCGGATACTGGGGATAGGCCTGGAAAGATGTCAATGGATTCTGtaagggaagaagaaggtgtGCCGCGAAGAACAAAGTCTTCCAAGGGACCTATTCCATCGATCgaggatggaaatgaagcGGATATGTCAGGAGCAGCTGAAACTGCCGAAGAACTGGAAGATACTGGAAAGGAAGATAGCGATGACAAGCCTAGACCCAAACCCCCTCAACCTCTTGTTCGCGCGCCAACGGCTCCAGTCGTAGAACCAGATGTTGGCGAGGAAGAAGGCGCCGTTGAAGAACCTTCGCCTGTTGAAGcagaaggggaagaggaagaagaggaagacgatATCGACCCCGAAGTAAGACGCAAAGAAGAATTACGTGCTCGAATGGCAAAAATGAGTGGTGGTATGGGTATGCATGGAATGTTTGGCGGTGGAATGCCAATGGCAGCTCCTCTCccaccaaagaagaagaaaccatCATTGCCACTTCCAAAACGCGGAAGCACTGCTGGATCGGACTCGATAGTTTCTCCAATAGCTAGCGCACCACCTGTACCAATGATTCCTCTTCCTGGTATGTCTCGAGTTCGAAGCCCggatgaagttgagaaacAGGAGGAAACTGAGGAAGAGAAGCGACCAGTCTCATCTGCGCGTCCTGCTGATGTAGTACCGGATGCTGAGGATGTTGTACctgaaaaggaagaagaatcggCACCCCCACCGG TTCCAACTCATGATGGTGGCGCACCACCCCCAGTTCCAGGCGGACGACCAGCTCCTCCACCTGTTCCAGTTGACT CTCGACCAGTTCCAGCTCCTCCTTCAGAGATTTTGTCACCAGGTGCTGGATATGAGTCCGATGATGAAATGGCTGAGCATACACGAAAGACGTCATTGGCCGAACCTCCTCAAGCTCCTCCTCGACCTTCCGAGACACCAGGCTCCCCACGATCACCAGCTAGTAAGAGAGCTTCATACTTTGGTTCTGAACAATCACCGCAATCTCCAAATGCGCCTGGTAGACGTGCTAGTCGAGTGCCGCCTATCCCGCTTGGTATTCCCACTCCAGCTCAAACTCGAGCCCCTCCGCCACCTCCACCTGGGGCGCCTTTGAGCAGATCTTCAACAGGTGATCAAAATGTTATTCCTCACTTGAATCCACCACCCCCACCTGTGGATGATGGAAAGGAGGATGATTATGAAGGTGATTACGATACTGATATCGCTTCCACGGTACCACATAAAGATGCTTTGAAGCACACCAAAGAAGCAAGTGTTGATGATACCGCTCTTCGATCTCCAATTGCTTCTCCAACTTTTGCTCCTCCACTTCCTCCACCTACAGCTCCAGCCCCAAAAGCTATCCCACCACCATTGCcatcacaaccaccaccTCGTCCATCAGCAGATGTTCCTAGAGTTGCCCCACCAGCtccaccaccgccaccacCTGGAAGAGCTCCAGCTCCATGGGAACCCGAGGAGAATGAATATGATCCTTACAATTATGCACCAACGGCAACAAGTGCTCCAGTCAATGCTGCTCCAACTACACCAAAAATGGAACctgttgaagatgatttaTATTCAGCTTCTCCACCAAGATCATTTGCTTCGCCTAAACAAGGTCGagctccacctccacctccaaatAAGCCTTCAATAAAACAATCCTTGGACCTTAATCGTGCGGCTGTTACTGGTGTAAGAAGATCTATGGATTTAAACAGAATGTCTATGGACTCGGGGTTTATGGCCAACGATGTTGATTTGGCAGCTGGTAGTCAATGGTGGACTGTGAAGAAAAGTCTTCCTCCTGTTTTCCAGGCACGAAAAGATATCTTGACCGAATCGGAGGATACTTCATCAATTTCCGATACGAATCAACCTGTTGTCACAAGAGAACTTTTTGTCTTGTTTCATGATTATTCTCAAACAATTATCGCAGCACAATACAATCCAAAGGATCCTTCTGATTGTCAACTTGAACAAAAGCATGAAGGGCCACCTGCTCGTTTACGTCAAGATCAATTAGAAGAAGCTCATGAACGCTTTGGTAAGCGTGTCATTGAAGCAGTAAGTGTTAGACAAAATACTATTGTTGGTGACGGTACGCCTCAAGGATtaattcttgaattattgaaACCATTAGCTGGTGTACTTATGCCAGTAGGTACTCGAGCATATGGTGCTCTTGTCTATAGTAACATGGCGAATGCATCGACTCAACAATTCGATGAAATTCGAGCAGGTGATATTGTTACATTGAGAAATACGAGATTCCAAGGCAAACATGGATCGATGCATACGAAATATGCAGCAGAAGTTGGTAAGCCCGATCATATGGGTGTAGTAGCTGAATGGGATGGTACGAAGAAAAAGTTAAGGGCATGGGAACAGGGGAGAGAGAGTAAGAAGGTTAAGTTGGAGAGCTTCAAgttggatgatttgagaaGTGGTGAAGTAAAGATTTGGAGGGTTATGCCGAGGAGTTGGGTGGGTTGGGGAGAGGGAATTTAA